The Pseudanabaena yagii GIHE-NHR1 genome segment AGGGGGATAGATGACTTTTGCTCTAGTAGATTAGCGATCGCCTTAACCTGATCGCGTAGCCGTGTAAATGATGAGTGCGATCGCAAGATAGCTAGTTGTAATTTGAGGATGAGAATGTCAAACCTTTTAATTTCTTCGGCTTCGGGTTCAGTTTGCGCGGGTAATCCTGCAATTTCTTGGCTGAGTTCGTTTAGGTCTTGTTCTGATAGCGATCGCCACACTTCGGGATTATTGTATTTTTCAATAAGTCGTCTCTTGGGGCGCACGATGAAGTTTTCAATATTCATTGCAGCAACCTCTGAGTAAAGGATCTGCGCGATCTGGTTGCGGAGTGATGATTCGGGATTACTTGTTGGATTGTAGGTGGCTCCATCATCTTTTAATTGGGATATACGCTGGCTGAGCGCGATGACCTGAGCTTGTCGAAGGGAAGTCGAAGCCAAAACCTCACTAGCATCTTCTGCTTCGTTTGCCGTCCCTTCGACTTCGCTCAGGGAGCTGGATTTTGATTCACTCAGGGAGCTAGATGCTCTACGCTGGCTGAGCGCGATGCCCTGAGCTTGTCGAAGGGAAGTCGAAGCCAAAACCTCACTAGCATTTTCGACTGCGGCGATTATTTCTTGACTCCCTTCGAGATTTTCTGCTTCGTTTGCCGTCCCTTCGACTTCGCTCAGGGAGCTAGATCTTGATTCGCTCAGGGAGCTAGATGCTCTACGCTGGCTGAGCGCGATGCCCTGAGCTTGTCGAAGGGAAGTCGAAGCCAAAACCTCACTAGCATTTTCGACTGCGGCGATTATTTCTTGACTCCCTTCGAGATTTTCTGCTTCGTTTGCCGTCCCTTCGACTTCGCTCAGGGAGCTAGATCTTGATTCGCTCAGGGAGCTAGATGCTCTACGCTGGCTGAGCGCGATGCCCTGAGCTTGTCGAAGGGAAGTCGAAGCCAAAACCTCACTAGCATTTTCGACTGCGGCGATTATTTCTTGACTCCCTTCGAGATTTTCTGCTTCGTTTGCCGTCCCTTCGACTTCGCTCAGGGAGCTAGATCTTGATTCGCTCAGGGAGCTATATTTTTTGTCTAGCGCAGCGATTAGGTCTAGTCTGGTGGTAAATAGTTGCTTGCCTAGAGACTTAGGGATAGGCGCGTCAATGGTTGGAATATTCTGTTTAAAAAATTCGAGATTTTGGCAGTAGTCGAATAGGTAGAAAAATTGTTTGTCTTGACCATCGCCAAATAGATCGGGGCAAAGACGAGTGCCGCGTCCGACCATTTGCCAAAATTTAGTTTTGGAGCGTACCAGTTTGAAAAGGACTAGGTTAACGACTTCAGGGACATCGATGCCTGTGTCGAGCATATCGACAGAGATGGCGATATGTGGGGCTTTATCCTTTTTAGAAAAGTCATCGATTAGGCTTTGAGCATAGGGAGTTCTATTGGTGATCAGTCGGGCAAATTCACCTTTGAGGTGTGGGTAATTGGCATTAAAGCGGTCTTCGATAAATTCAGCGTGTTTTTGATTTTTGGCGAAGATGATCGTTTTACCAAGCCGATCTCCTCCTGCTACTTTTAAGCCTCTGGTCATCAGATGCTCTAGCACCTTGTCCGCAGTGTCTTGATTAAATAACCACTGGTCTAATGCCCCTGCTTCAATGCGATCGGGAATATTGCCTTCTTCATCCCATTCCAGTGCATCCCATTCATCTTTTTCTGCTTCCGAAAGTTCATCATATTTGATACCTTCCCGTTGAAATTTGAGGGGTACGGATATGGCTTGTGTAGGGACTAGATAGCCATCTTTGACAGCATCTTCTAGTTGATAAGCATCGGTAGGTACACCGTTTTCGAGGTCAAATAAGCCGTAGGTGTTGCGATCGATTTCATCTTTTGGTGTGGCGGTGAGTCCAAGTAGTAAGCAATCGAAGTAATTAAAAATATGACGGTATTTCTGGAAGACAGAGCGATGGGCTTCATCAATGATGATTAGGTCAAAATGTCCGACACCAAAGCGCTTTTGTCCGTTTGTAGTACCGTTGATTAGCCCCATCATCGTGGCATAGGTAGAGGCGTAGACGCGCCCTTCGGTGTCTTTTTCGGTAAGTAGGTTGACGGGTGCGGAGTCGGGTAGATGTTTTTTGAATACGTTGATCGCTTGGTTGACTAGGGAAATGCGATCAGCGAGAAATAGAGCGCGTTTGACCCAGTTGCAACGCATGAGTAAATCGACTAGGGCGATCGCAGTTCTAGTTTTGCCTGCGCCTGTCGCCATGATAATTAGGACTTTGCGCTCTTTGTTCTGCTCGAAGGCTTCGGAGACTTTGCGGATGGCGCGGGCTTGGTAATGGCGGGAGGCGATCGCAGGATTGATGTTTGCCTCGGCGAGAGGTTTCTGGGTGGTGCGGCGTTGGATAAGTAGTTCTAGTTCAGATTTTTTGTAAAAGCCATGTACTTGTCGGGGTGGATAGTTGGTGTTATCCCATAGCCAATGCTCGTAGCCGTTGGTGTAGAAGATGATCGGGCGTTGTCCAAATTGGGCTTCGAGACAATCGGCATAGAGTTTTGCTTGCTGTTGTCCTATCCTTGGGTCTTTTTTGGTGCGTTTGGCTTCGACTAGGGCGAGGGGCTTGCCATCGTTGCCCCAGAGGACATAATCGACAAAGCCTTTACCTGTCTCATTGGGCATTCCTGAGACTTGGAATTCTCTTGCTACGTTTACCGTCCCTTCGACTTCCCTTCGACTCCGCTCAGGGCTGGCGCTCAGGGAGCTAGGTTGTCTACGCTGGCTGAGTGAAGAACTACGCTGGCTGAGCGGAGTCGAAGCCAATACCCCACTAGCATCTCCTGCTGCGTTTGTCGTCCCTTCGTTCCCTGTAATATTTCCTGCTGCGTTTGTCGTCCCTTCGACTTCGCTCAGGGAGCTAGGTTGTCTACGCTGGCTGAGTGAAGAACTACGCTGGCTGAGCGGAGTCGAAGCCAATACCCCACTAGCATCTCCTGCTGCGTTTGTCGTCCCTTCGTTCCCTGTAATATTTCCTGCTGCGTTTGTCGTCCCTTCGACTTCGCTCAGGGAGCTAGGTTGTCTACGCTGGCTGAGCGGAGCCGAAGCCAATACCCATCCTGATTCCTGTAATAACAGGTCGATAAATAGGTCACGGGTTTGAGCTTCAGAATAGTCGTGGGTATCTGGTTGCGAGGTATTCGCTTTTTTGGCTTCGGCGAGTTCGGCGCGGAGGCGTTTTAGTTCATCATCGATCGCATTTTTATCGGCTAACAGTATGGATAGTTTTTCATCGCGATCGCTTAGATCTTGTTCTAGTTTTTTGAGTTGTGCGGCTGTGGTTGCCGTCCCTTCGACTCCGCTCAGGGAGCTAGGTTGTCTCTGTTGGCTGAGCGAGGTCGAAGCCTTGGGTATTAATTCTGGATCAAATTTGAGGGATGGATCGGGTTTGTGGGTGCGTCCGTAGTTGTGGGCTAACCAGTAGGCGACATGAAAAAATTCACGAACTGCATTAATGGCATCGTTGGCGGGGACGGCTCGCTCGTTATGGACTGCGAGGTTGCCTAGTCGGATGATGTATTTGGCTTTGTAAAAGACGGCTTCGCCGACTAGGGTTTTAAAGGTTGGCTCGTGGACTAGGGCGCTGAGGTTGTCTTGATAGGGGAGTCTCAGGGTTGTGTCGTATTTGTATAGCCAATTTACGGTTAGTTCTAGGGCGCGACGGGCATAGAAACAGGCTGTACGCGGATCGCGGTAGGCGGTTCTAAAGGCTTTGTGGGCGGATTCGTAGATTGCGGGAAATTCTGGTTTGAGAAAGGTGAATTGTGCCATGTTTCTATATCCTAGTAAACTGCAATCTATAGCCCGAAAGTTTTAAGAGTATGCTTTAGAAAACCTTGTCTATTCAGCATTTTGAAAACTTGTTAACCTTAATTTAAAAAGTTTATTGCTAGTTTTGAGCTTTAGATGCTGAACGTACTAATACTGATGCTATCTAATCGCTTGGCTCATAATCGACACAAACAATTAGACAAGATAAGAGTTCCTGTAGAGTTTCATCGGATACTTGCCCCAACTGTTTGACAAATCTTTCTGTGGACAGGCTGCGAACTTGTAAGACGTTTCCTGCCGAGTCGCGGTCTAGTTGATTATCTGAACTGGCTTCAATTTTGACCATGAAGGGGCGATCGCTAAATTTTTCTTGCCAGCTTGTAATCGGGATGACAATCCTTAAAGGAATAGAGTTAAAGGATTCAGCACTAATAACTACTACTGGACGGATTTTCTGAAGCTCTTGTCCTCTGGTTGGATTGAGGTCAACTAGCCATATTTCACCACGATTGGGATTACTCATAGCCAATATCCCAGTCTGCGGTGTCGAGTACCGAAAATTCGGTTAGTTCTGGGTCGTTACGAAAGTCTTGGGCGGTTGCGGGGATGTATTGCGCGAGGTACTTATGCCTTTGGGCTAGAGGCAGTTTGGCGATTTGGCGCATGGATAGCTTATTTTTTGGTACAAGTTTTTTGCGAAGGGCTTCGGTGAAGTCGAGGACTTCTTGTTGCTTTTCGGGTGGTAGTTGGCGGATGTTATTTAAGATTGTTTGCTCGATCGCTGTGGTGGTTTGCATGGCTTTTTCTCCATTATTTCTATACTTTAAATGAATTTTATCTAAGCTACAACTCTCCTCTAAAGGCACGATGCTGTAATGAGGCAAAGAGGGCTTCGAGTTGGCTAAGGGATGCGCGATGTGTCGCTTTGAGTTTTTCTACGGCTTCGACTCGTTGAGCAAATTCTTTTTGTAGTTGGAGAGGTGGTATCAAAACGGGAAAACCTTTTAATTGGGTCATGTTGATAGATGCAATACCTGTTGTTTGTTTTGCTGACTTGAGAAAGTAGCTTTTCCCTCTTTTACTGCCAATCAACCACATCAAAAATCTTGGATGCAGTTCATTTAATTTAATGCGAACTCGAAAAATATGATTTTGGTGAATACATTCAGGTAGTTCACCATGCCAAATAGTACCTCTGCCTAACTTATCAGGATCGCCTCCTTCAGTGAGAACTAAATCATTTACTTGCAATCTATAGCGTTCGATTTCATCTTCTTTGGCTTCAATTGTTTTTATTACACTCAGATCAAGTTTGTGATCTTGAACATTAACAACAGCTAAATAAGGAACTTCTCGAACACTCTGACCGTTTAGCTTTCGTCCTTTTGTAATTCCTGAAACTATATCAGCAACTTCTCCTAAGGTTTTGTCTTCATTCCATCCTTTCGGATTTATGACAGGATCGCCGAACATTTCTAGGAAGATTGATTGGGTGAGGGTGTCGAGTTTTGCGATCGCCTCTTTGCGTTTTGATATTAGTGACTGAGTGCGATCGAGTATCTCTGCTATACGTTTTTGTTCAGCGATCGGAGGGAGTTTGATTTTAATCGCTTTAAGATGCGATGGACCAAAATTTTGTTGAGCCGAACCAGTAACTAATTTTGTTATTTGCGAACGAAACTCACGACTATCAAGCCAAAATCTTAGAAATGAAAGCTCTGAAATACCTTCAACTGCTTTAAATCGGATCGTGCTTGTATTTAGACAAAGTGGCAATTGATGCTTTTCTACAAATGCTCCACGAGTCCGCAGCAATCCATCATCATCAAACGATATCCCTGAACTAGCAATTACAAGATCGCCTTCGTCAACTAAAAAATGTGAATATTTCTGTGCTACTTCTTCCTTACTTAAATGGCGATCAGTCTTTTCAAGGTTTAGTGTCCCATTTTTTTCAATATTTCCAACGTTTAAAAGCTTGATTCCTGAGTCTGTAAATTGCCATTTACGAACCCCTGGACCTTCTTGAAACCAATATGCCTCTGAAAGTGGAAGAGATTTATTGCTTTTCATTTCTGCCTCTCATCTAAATTATTCTTACCAAGTGTGTTCCCTTCGACTTCGCTCAGGGAGCAAGTTACTGCTTTATTTATAGATCCGCCTGATCGCCGATCAAAGTAGAAAGCCGTTCCCTGAGCGAAGTCGAAGGGAACATGAACGTAGACAGACCAATTATCCACGCGGCGGGGACTTTTCTGCTTCGTTTACCGTCCCTTCGACTTCGCTCAGGGAGCTAGATAATATCAGATCCCTCAATGACTGAATGCGATCGCCCGATGGCTGAGCGCGATACACTGAGCTTGCCGAAGTGGAGTCAAAGCCATCAACAACGTAGACAGATCAATTATCCACGCGGCGGGGACTTTTCTGCTTCGTTTACCGTCCCTTCGACTCCGCTCAGGGAGCTAGATTTATTGCGATCCCTCAATGACTGAATGCGATCCGCCCGATGGCTGAGCGCGATGCACTGAGCTTGTCGAAGTGGAGTCGAAGCCATCGACAACGTAGACAGACCAATTATCCACGCGGCGGGGACTTTTTTGCTTCGTTTACCGTCCCTTCGACTTCGCTCAGGGAGCTAGATTTTATCAGATCCCTCAATGACTGAATGCGATCCGCCCGATGGCTGAGCGCGATGCACTGAGCTTGTCGAAGTGGAGTCGAAGCCATCGACAACGTAGACAGACCAATTATCCACGCGGCGGGGACTTTTCTGCTTCGTTTACCGTCCCTTCGACTCCGCTCAGGGAGCTAGATTTATTGCGATCCCTCAATGACTGAATGCGATCGCCCGATGGCTGAGCGCGATGCACTGAGCTTGTCGAAGTGGAGTCGAAGCCATCGACAACGTAGACAGACCAATTATCCACGCGGCGGGGACTTTCCTGCTTCGTTTACCGTCCCTTCGACTTATCCACGCGGCGGAGACTTTCGTGCTTCGTTTACCGTCCCTTCGACTTCGCTCAGGGAGCTAGATTTATTGCGATCGCTAGAATTGCTCAGGCAACTGTAGTGTGACTCATTTTGACAAGCCGCAAACTCATGCAGCAAATTCGTGTCACCAGCAATCAGCGCCTGCTTCTTATTACGATTCCAGCCCTGAACCTGCTTCTCACGATAAAAAGCATCCGCCACATGCTCAAAAAACTCACAATACACTAATTTCACAGGCAACTTTTTCGCCGTATACCTTGCCCCCTCACCGCGCTGATGCTGCTCCAATCGCCGCTCCAAATCCGTAGTACTACCCGTATAGTAACTCCCATCCACACACTCCAAAATATACATATGTGCCATAAATCCATTTAAGCTACTTCTTCTAGAAGACCGATGGCTGAGCGAAGTACAAAGCCGTTCCCTGAGCGAAGTCGAAGGGAACAACAACGTAGACAGACCAATTATCCGCGCGGCAGTAGTTTGTCTGCTTCGTTTACCGTCCCTTCGACTTCGCTCAGGGAGCTAGATTTCTATACATAAATCGCCTCAGCCAAAACGCGATCGCTATCCTTGCAAAACCTGCGCCGCCGTCAAAGTCAACTCACCCAATAAAGGCGAATTAATTACCATATCGTCTGTAAACACAAACTCATCATAAAACCCCTCCACCCATTGAAAAAGAGTAACCTTTTGCGCGATCGCATCGACAACCCAATATTCTAAAATTCCCCGCGCTGCATACTCAGAGCGCTTATAGCGATAGTCCCGACTTTCCTGACTAGGACTGACCAACTCCACCACCAACTCAGGCGCAGGCATATCCAACATCACTAGCGATCGCTTTGCCCCCTGCATCACCGCCGCCAACTCCTCAGAAAATATCACCAAATCAGGCACACGCACCCCTACCCTTTGGCTATTTACCGCGATCTCACTCTTCATCCTGAGCCGATAGTAAGGTATGCCCAATTGCAAAAAGTAAGAAAACAAAAAAGACGCAATACGCTGATTGATCTCACTCTCAGAAGCCATTTGTATCAATTCTCCATGCTCCAACTCATACATAAAGTCCGTACCATCATCAAACTCAAGAAACTCCTCAAAGGTGATTTTTTGCGAACTTTCTTGGCTGATCTCTGGAGAAGTTGGTTTTGCGATCGCCATAGTCATCGACTTTCCTTCTATGCGCTATGTAGTAATTATATGAGATGGCTAGCTGAGTGCGATCGCCCGATGGCTGAGCGAAGTAGCAAGCCGTTCCCTGAGCAAAGTACAAAGCCATTCCCTGAGCGAAATACAAAGCCGTTCCCTGAGCGGAGTCGAAGGGAACAACAACGCAGACAGACCATTTATCTCTGCGGCAGAGACTTATCTGCTTCGTTTACCGTCTACCCTTCGACAAGCTCAGGGCAAGCGCTCAGAGAGCTAGATTATCGTTGGCTGAGCGAAGCCGAAGCCAGCAATCCCTCCAACTCCTTCATTCCTTCCTGAATCTCCGCCTCCAACCTCGCCAAATCCGCAATGATATCTTTAGGAGCGCGATGATCGACCTCCTCATGTACCACCTCCTTATAACGATTCAAACTCAAATCATAGCCCTGCGCCACAATATCCGCCTTCGGCACACAAAAACTTTGAGCAGTTCTAGGGCGATCGTATTCAGAACTACGCTGGCTGAGCGGAGTCGAAGCCAAAACCTCACCAGAATCTCCTGCTTCGTTTACCGTCCCTTCGACTTCGCTCAGGGAGCTAGATTTTTGCCGATGGCTGAGCGGAGTCGAAGCCATCGAAGTCGAAGACAAACTACGCCAACGCCTCAACACATCAGGCAAATTATTTTTAGAATGCTCCTCATCCGTCAACGGTGTCACAGGTACAGCCCCCTGCTTATCATCAGACAATAAAAGCGATCGCTTATCATCCAAACTCAAACCATCCGCCTTCACATCATAAAACCAGACAAAATCCGTTCCACCCGAATCCGTTTTTGTGAATAACAAGATCGCCGTCGAGACTCCCGCATAGGGCTTAAACACCCCACTAGGCAAAGAAATCACCCCATCTAACTTCTGCTCTTCCACCAAAGCTTGGCGAAGTTCCTTATGAGCCTTAGACGAACCAAATAGAACTCCATCAGGCACAATCACCGCCGCCCGTCCGCCTGTCTTCAAAAGCCTCAAAAACAACGCTAGAAATAGCAATTCCGTCTTTTTAGTTTTGACAATCTCTAACAAATCCTTAGCCGTATTCTCATAGTCCAAGGAACCCGCAAACGGAGGATTAGCCAAAATCAGCGTATAAGCCCCTTCATCCCCTGCGTGTTCCTGAGCCAGTGAATCCTTGTAGCGAATATCTGGATTTTCCACCCCATGCAACAGCATATTCATACTGCCAATTCGCAGCATCGTGTTATCAAAATCAAAACCATGAAACATCCGATGGTGAAAATGATCCTTGAGCTTGGTATCGCGCAAAATTTCAGGGTAATGCGATCTCAAATACTCATTCGCCATCACCAAAAAGCCACAAGTCCCACTCGCAGGGTCACAAATCACATCCCCCGCCGTCGGAGCAGTTAGCTCCACCATTAACTGAATAATATGGCGTGGTGTCCGAAACTGCCCATTCTGACCAGCACTGGCAATCTTGCCCAACATATATTCATAGAGATCGCCCTTCGTATCGCGATCGTCCATCGGCACACCATCCAAGGCATCCACCACCTTAGCCAACAGCGCAGGAGTCGGAATCGTAAACCTTGCATCCTTCATGTGGTGCGCGTAAGTTGAACCGTCACCACCTAGCGATCGCAAAAACGGAAACACATGATCGTTAACAAGCTCATACATCTCCGCTGCCGCAACGTGCTTAAACCTAGACCAGCGCATTTCATCATAGGCACGTCCCTTATCATCATTTCCCGCTGGAAAAATCCGCCGCTCCATTGGTTTCTTGGTGCGGTTTGCCTTGTTTTCTTCTAGGGTATGTAGCTCATCAAGGCGCTTTAAAAACAGCAAATAAGTAATTTGCTCAATCACCTCAAGCGGGTTCGATATCCCACCCGACCAAAAAGCATCCCAAATGCGATCGATTTGACTCTTAATTTCCCCTGAGATCATAGTTAGCCTGCTTATCTACTTGATTCTAAAAATTCTGGGCAATTAACAGTTTTACACCCTTTTAACAAGCTATTAGATTTTTAACGGGGTACGGAGGTTTGCTTCCCTGCCTTCGGGGAGGAAACAAACCCATACTTCACTAGGCTGGTAAGGCTATTGCGGATAAAAAATGTCCCACCAACGTTAGCTTCGACTCCGCTCAGCTAGCTGAGCGAAGTCGAAGCTAACGTTGGCTGAGCGGAGTCGAAGCCGCTGAGCGGAGTCGAAGCCGCTGAGCGGAGTCGAAGCCACAGGTACTTTAATTAATAGCAAGTCCCTAACCGCTATACAGTTGCAAATCTCACAGCTTGCTTCAGGGATCTTGCTTAACGCTTCTTAACAAGCAAACCTTATTTCTAGATATAACTACCCATAAACTAAACAGTAGTCGTAAAATAGGCAGTTATATAGGTATATAAACTGCAATTTATCAGCAAAATCTTCTAACAGAATTTAAGAAAACGCACGAACTATGGTAGCTACTCCTTCTAAACCCGATGTAAGCCAGTCAACCCAACAAAAGGTTAACGGGACTGGCCGACGCGAAACCATCCTCACTCCACGCTTCTACACCACTGACTTTGAAGCGATGGCAAATATGGACATCTTCGACCTCAAGCCAGACTATGAAGCTATCCTCGAAGAGTTCAAATTTGACTATAACCGTCGTCACTTTGTCCGTACTGCTGATTTCAACCAAAACTGGGATCATATCGATCCTAAGGTAAGAGAGCATTTCCGTGTTTTCCTAGAAGGTTCTTGCACCTCTGAATTTTCAGGATTTTTGCTATACAAAGAAATTGCAGTCAAAATCAAGGACAAAAATCCTCTCATGGCAGAGATTTTCAGTCTGATGAGCCGTGATGAGGCACGTCACGCTGGTTTCTTGAATAAAGCCATGCCAGACTTTGATCTGCAACTTGACCTTTCGACCCTATCAAAAACCAAGAAATACGTTTACTTCGCACCAAAGTTTATTTTCTACGCTACCTATCTCTCGGAAAAGATTGGCTACTGGCGCTATATCAAAATTCACCAGCATTTCCTTGCCCATCCTGAATATCGCATCTACCCCATCTTCAATTTCTTTGAAAATTGGTGTCAAGATGAAAGCCGCCACGGTGACTTCTGCAGCTTGTTGCTCCGCAGTGAAAAGAATAATATCAAGGGTATTAGAGCCAATCTCTGGAGTAAGTTCTTTTTACTATCCGTATTTGCAACCATGTATCTAAATGATATTTGTGTTCGCAATGAGTTCTACGAGTCGATCGGCATGGATACCAGAAAGTATGTCGATGAAGTTCTTCGTGAAACTAATCGTGATGCAGCCAAGGCTTTCCCAGTAATTATGGATTTGGAGAATCCTAAGTTCTGGTCTTGCCTCAAGAAGTGCGAAGAGAATAATGCAAAGCTCTCGAAGATTGATGAGTCCAATGCTCCAGAATGGGTGAAGAAGCTGCAAAAGCTTCCTCTCCTTGCTAATAATGGTTTCCAATTCTTGACCATGTATCTTCAGCCTTCTATTCCTACACCCAAAGGCGTAGTTCTCTAATTACCAAAAAAGAAGCGGTACATAGTACCGCTTCTTTTTTGGGGTAACAAAGCACCGTAATTGCTACGGTGCTTCATTTTTTTAAGCATGAGATACGATGCCTTTGATTGCGTAGCGATCGCTAGTTTGACCGATCGCAAATTTAAATGACTCAGCTACAGTTTTATTAGACTGGGTAGCAAAAATCACAAGTCCCACCATACAAAGTCCTGTAGCGATCGCAAAGATATTTGTGATTCCCACAACTCCAATTAGCTTGCCCATAATTGGACCTGCCACAGCAATTCCCACATCAAAGCCAACCCATGTCATCCCAAATACATAGCCACGCTCTTGAGGAACTGTGCGATCGGCAAGCAAGGCGACAATAGCAGGAATCACAATTCCTGAACCGATGCCCTCAGCAATGCCCGACAACAGAAATTCATAACTTTGGCTAGCGAAATAGATTAATGCCATGGATATGCCATAAAACAGGATCCCAATGGAAATAAAGATGCCACGTCCCCATTCATCACTGAGCCGCCCTACAGGAAAGCGAATGATAAATCCAGACAAAGCCGCCGCCATATAGAATAGCCCCGCATTGAGCGGAATATGCTTCTGTTGCATTAGCAAAGGCATAAAAGAACTGAGAGTTCCAAAAGCTAGCCCAACCAATAAGAGAACGGTAGAAGGTACTCTCACCCTAGGATTGAGGAAAGTTTGCCAAAAGCCTAATTTAGCAGTTGTTTTAGAAGATAGCACTTGGCGATCGCCCTCACGACCAATCTGCATTGTCAGCAATAGCCCTGCCACTGATAGCAATGAAGCTGTGACAAATAGAGGCTGATATCCCCAAAATTCCTGCATTAAACCACCTATTGCGGGACCAAACGCCAACCCCAATGGATTCACCAAACTCATATAGCCAATGATTTCACCACGTTTTTCAATTGGCGCAAGATCAGCAACCAAAGCACTATAACTTGAGGCAAAGGCGGCAATACTAATCCCATGCACTGCTCGAAAGAAGATCAACAAAGGAATAGAAGGCAATAGGGCATAGCATAGGGGAACTACCGCTGCCACGATTAAACCCACACGCATCGTGTAGACTCTTCCTTTCCGATCTGAAAGTCTACCTAAATAGGGACGGAAAATGAGTAAACCGATCGCAAAGGAACCCATAACAATCCCAATTTGGTCATAGGAATGCGTTAAGGTACTGATATATAAAGGAATAGTTGGCAACTGTGATGCCATACTCGACCAGAAAAATAGTCCTGCCCAAAAAACCGCAGTCAGATTTTTGCGAAGGTCAGTATCAAGTGTTGAAAAAGTATTAAAGGACTGCATGTTCTCAAAAATGATCATTCAATGATCACAAAAATATAGAACCCAAGCAATTTGTAATAACTCCATTTGAAAGGAGCTTCCACAAACGGCTTGGGCTAAGATTCGGTACTTATGATTATCTCTTAAGTTCCAAATGAAAAATATCAAGCGATAGGGTGAAATACTTTCCAATTACAAGCTTTGCTAAACAAAGCTTGTAATTGATTTCCTAGTATTTAACTGGAGCGGAAGAACGATCTCGATCGCGGGAAGGGCGACGGGAATCATAGCCGCCATCACGACCACCACCATCACGACCGCCGCCAGAACGACCACCATCACCACGGTAACCGCTTTGACCGCGCTTGATGGGTCTACCACTGTTGTAAGAACCACCATCGCGATCGCGTCCAGAAGGACTATGAGGCTGTTTTGCCAAGACTTGCAATGCAGCTTGCTCAGCCTTATCAGATTGCAATTGGGTATAGGCGAGTTGCAAGGCAGCAGCAGCGATCGCTTGGGGATCGTAATCCTCAACCAATTGCGATACCAAAGGTAAGAAAGAAGCCAAACGCTCACCTGCCAATGCTTCTAGAATTTGCTCAGTAAAGCGACCGATACGGCGTTCTTGAATTTGAGCAATATTAGGCAAAGGCTGAGGAGGAAGAGGCATTCCCACTTGTTGTTCCAATTGACGCAACTTGTAGCGCTCTTTTCCAGAAATCAAGGTAATAGCAATCCCTTTCTTGCCAGCACGACCAGTCCGACCGATGCGGTGAACATAACGCTCAGGATCATCAGGAATATCAAGGTTAAATACGTGAGTCAAACCATCGATATCCAAACCACGCGCCGCAATATCAGTCGCAACTACCCAACGCACCTGTTGATTACGGAAGCGACGCAAGAGATTTTCACGCTGAGACTGTGAAAGGTTGCCATGATATTCATCAACGCTATGTCCAGA includes the following:
- a CDS encoding DEAD/DEAH box helicase family protein — translated: MAQFTFLKPEFPAIYESAHKAFRTAYRDPRTACFYARRALELTVNWLYKYDTTLRLPYQDNLSALVHEPTFKTLVGEAVFYKAKYIIRLGNLAVHNERAVPANDAINAVREFFHVAYWLAHNYGRTHKPDPSLKFDPELIPKASTSLSQQRQPSSLSGVEGTATTAAQLKKLEQDLSDRDEKLSILLADKNAIDDELKRLRAELAEAKKANTSQPDTHDYSEAQTRDLFIDLLLQESGWVLASAPLSQRRQPSSLSEVEGTTNAAGNITGNEGTTNAAGDASGVLASTPLSQRSSSLSQRRQPSSLSEVEGTTNAAGNITGNEGTTNAAGDASGVLASTPLSQRSSSLSQRRQPSSLSASPERSRREVEGTVNVAREFQVSGMPNETGKGFVDYVLWGNDGKPLALVEAKRTKKDPRIGQQQAKLYADCLEAQFGQRPIIFYTNGYEHWLWDNTNYPPRQVHGFYKKSELELLIQRRTTQKPLAEANINPAIASRHYQARAIRKVSEAFEQNKERKVLIIMATGAGKTRTAIALVDLLMRCNWVKRALFLADRISLVNQAINVFKKHLPDSAPVNLLTEKDTEGRVYASTYATMMGLINGTTNGQKRFGVGHFDLIIIDEAHRSVFQKYRHIFNYFDCLLLGLTATPKDEIDRNTYGLFDLENGVPTDAYQLEDAVKDGYLVPTQAISVPLKFQREGIKYDELSEAEKDEWDALEWDEEGNIPDRIEAGALDQWLFNQDTADKVLEHLMTRGLKVAGGDRLGKTIIFAKNQKHAEFIEDRFNANYPHLKGEFARLITNRTPYAQSLIDDFSKKDKAPHIAISVDMLDTGIDVPEVVNLVLFKLVRSKTKFWQMVGRGTRLCPDLFGDGQDKQFFYLFDYCQNLEFFKQNIPTIDAPIPKSLGKQLFTTRLDLIAALDKKYSSLSESRSSSLSEVEGTANEAENLEGSQEIIAAVENASEVLASTSLRQAQGIALSQRRASSSLSESRSSSLSEVEGTANEAENLEGSQEIIAAVENASEVLASTSLRQAQGIALSQRRASSSLSESRSSSLSEVEGTANEAENLEGSQEIIAAVENASEVLASTSLRQAQGIALSQRRASSSLSESKSSSLSEVEGTANEAEDASEVLASTSLRQAQVIALSQRISQLKDDGATYNPTSNPESSLRNQIAQILYSEVAAMNIENFIVRPKRRLIEKYNNPEVWRSLSEQDLNELSQEIAGLPAQTEPEAEEIKRFDILILKLQLAILRSHSSFTRLRDQVKAIANLLEQKSSIPLVQAQLELIQEIQTDEWWQDVTLPMLEAVRKRLRSLVKLIEKQQRQPIYTNFEDEMGDETIVELPHFTSSDSFEKFRAKARDFLRSHQDQMVIFKLRNNKQLTATDLSELETILLENGLGNAEDLDRAKQESHGLGLFVRSLIGLDREVAKQEFGKFLTDKTLNANQIEFINMIIDYLTERGAIDAASLYESPFTDFAPQGVDSLFTSSQTDELFALLDDVSAKAAA
- a CDS encoding type II toxin-antitoxin system PemK/MazF family toxin; protein product: MSNPNRGEIWLVDLNPTRGQELQKIRPVVVISAESFNSIPLRIVIPITSWQEKFSDRPFMVKIEASSDNQLDRDSAGNVLQVRSLSTERFVKQLGQVSDETLQELLSCLIVCVDYEPSD
- a CDS encoding DUF2281 domain-containing protein, yielding MQTTTAIEQTILNNIRQLPPEKQQEVLDFTEALRKKLVPKNKLSMRQIAKLPLAQRHKYLAQYIPATAQDFRNDPELTEFSVLDTADWDIGYE
- a CDS encoding restriction endonuclease subunit S, which gives rise to MKSNKSLPLSEAYWFQEGPGVRKWQFTDSGIKLLNVGNIEKNGTLNLEKTDRHLSKEEVAQKYSHFLVDEGDLVIASSGISFDDDGLLRTRGAFVEKHQLPLCLNTSTIRFKAVEGISELSFLRFWLDSREFRSQITKLVTGSAQQNFGPSHLKAIKIKLPPIAEQKRIAEILDRTQSLISKRKEAIAKLDTLTQSIFLEMFGDPVINPKGWNEDKTLGEVADIVSGITKGRKLNGQSVREVPYLAVVNVQDHKLDLSVIKTIEAKEDEIERYRLQVNDLVLTEGGDPDKLGRGTIWHGELPECIHQNHIFRVRIKLNELHPRFLMWLIGSKRGKSYFLKSAKQTTGIASINMTQLKGFPVLIPPLQLQKEFAQRVEAVEKLKATHRASLSQLEALFASLQHRAFRGEL